One stretch of Roseimicrobium sp. ORNL1 DNA includes these proteins:
- a CDS encoding aspartate-semialdehyde dehydrogenase, translating to MSQLKHVAIAGATGAVGVEMLRCLEQRNFPVGQLTLLASARSAGKTMKFKGTDVTIKELKADSFEGVDIALFSAGGGISKEFIPHAVKAGAVVVDNSSAYRMDDSVPLVVPEINADDVKKHKGIIANPNCTTAITLMALWPLHQAFGVKRLFASSYQAVSGTGAQAIEELERQTREWAKAERKWDDVRLPADQVKVYPHQIAFNALPHVDSFLDSGYTKEEMKMENEGRKIMHHPTLRASVTCVRVPVFRAHSVAVSAEFEKPVTVEAAYEVLRTAKGLDLVDDPTLKKYPLALDVAGKDNCAVGRLRLDCALDNGLAFWVAGDQLLKGAALNAVQIAECLV from the coding sequence ATGAGCCAACTCAAGCACGTCGCCATTGCCGGTGCCACCGGCGCCGTCGGCGTGGAAATGCTGCGCTGCCTCGAGCAGCGGAACTTTCCCGTCGGTCAACTGACCCTTCTCGCTTCCGCGCGCAGCGCTGGAAAGACTATGAAGTTCAAAGGCACCGACGTGACTATCAAAGAGCTCAAGGCGGACTCCTTTGAGGGCGTGGACATTGCGCTCTTCAGCGCGGGCGGCGGCATCAGCAAGGAATTCATCCCGCACGCGGTGAAGGCCGGTGCCGTGGTGGTGGACAACTCCTCCGCCTACCGCATGGATGACTCCGTGCCCCTCGTGGTCCCGGAAATCAACGCGGACGACGTGAAGAAGCACAAGGGCATCATCGCGAACCCGAACTGCACGACCGCGATCACACTGATGGCGCTGTGGCCGCTGCATCAGGCCTTTGGCGTGAAGCGCCTCTTTGCCTCCAGCTACCAGGCCGTATCCGGCACGGGCGCGCAGGCCATTGAAGAACTCGAGCGCCAGACCCGCGAATGGGCCAAAGCCGAACGCAAGTGGGACGATGTGCGTCTGCCTGCCGACCAGGTGAAGGTGTACCCGCACCAGATCGCCTTCAACGCCCTGCCCCATGTGGATTCCTTCCTCGACTCCGGTTACACGAAAGAGGAGATGAAGATGGAGAACGAGGGTCGCAAGATCATGCACCACCCCACGCTCCGCGCGAGTGTGACCTGCGTGCGTGTGCCCGTCTTCCGCGCCCATAGCGTGGCCGTGAGCGCCGAGTTCGAAAAGCCCGTGACCGTGGAAGCCGCCTATGAAGTGCTCCGCACGGCGAAGGGCCTGGACCTCGTGGACGATCCCACGCTGAAGAAGTACCCCCTCGCCCTCGATGTGGCCGGCAAGGACAACTGCGCCGTGGGCCGCCTCCGCCTGGACTGCGCCCTCGACAATGGCCTCGCCTTCTGGGTCGCCGGCGACCAGCTCCTCAAGGGAGCGGCGCTGAATGCGGTGCAGATCGCGGAGTGTCTGGTGTAG
- a CDS encoding VTT domain-containing protein, protein MSTEAPAPAPHPEPHRSRLWLLVVAVLVFIILPFIFWGELFEKMFDLQGARAWLESLGSWAWLGGIALLVSDLVLPIPGTVVMSALGLRYGWFLGGVFSTAGSVLSGVVAYWLCKHFGHSVAVWLAGRDGLAKGKRLFHGNRGGWIVALSRWMPVLPEAVACLAGLSAMPFRVFLAALISGGIPLGFTFATIGALGVDHPGLTIALSALVPVVLYAAALLFLRHRHQQHPHQEDASADDRESSRRL, encoded by the coding sequence ATGAGCACAGAAGCGCCGGCCCCTGCACCGCATCCGGAGCCGCATCGTTCGCGCCTGTGGCTGCTCGTAGTGGCGGTGCTGGTGTTCATCATCCTGCCTTTCATCTTCTGGGGTGAACTCTTCGAGAAGATGTTCGACCTGCAAGGGGCGCGCGCCTGGCTGGAGTCGCTCGGATCGTGGGCATGGCTGGGGGGCATCGCTCTACTGGTGAGTGATCTCGTACTCCCCATTCCCGGCACGGTGGTGATGTCTGCGTTGGGATTGCGCTATGGGTGGTTCCTCGGGGGCGTCTTCAGCACGGCGGGTTCGGTGCTCTCCGGAGTGGTGGCGTACTGGCTGTGCAAACACTTCGGCCACAGTGTGGCCGTGTGGCTCGCAGGCCGCGATGGCTTGGCGAAAGGAAAACGTCTCTTCCACGGCAATCGCGGGGGGTGGATCGTGGCCCTCTCCCGCTGGATGCCGGTACTGCCAGAGGCGGTGGCATGCCTCGCCGGTCTCTCGGCGATGCCGTTTCGCGTATTTCTGGCCGCCTTGATTTCCGGTGGCATCCCGCTGGGCTTCACCTTTGCCACCATTGGCGCGTTGGGGGTGGATCATCCGGGACTGACCATCGCACTCAGTGCGCTGGTGCCGGTGGTGTTGTATGCAGCGGCGTTGTTGTTCCTGCGCCACCGACACCAGCAGCATCCGCATCAGGAGGACGCATCCGCGGATGACAGGGAATCATCCC
- a CDS encoding Gfo/Idh/MocA family oxidoreductase, protein MPSNALNRRRFLTTAAGVAGSTFAFPNLLVRGQNTAGKKLNLAVIGAGGKGQSDTQAIALDHNIVALVDVAKDRLEDAAKRHTKLFLDAGEAAPATPPKLYTDFRKMLDECHKELDGVIISTPDHTHFPAAMWALGYKKNVCVQKPLCNTIWEVRELHKAAKAAGVITQMGNQGRTMEGQRLAKEWIEQGAIGTLKSIDLWTNRPIWPQGPIKTKPAEVPAGFDWDTWLNVEAYEPYFEYDLPESDLKRGKGLHPFNWRGWWQFGSGALGDMGCHIMDATFSILGQAIPVKIEVESSEVTERNAPVWSSLKYHFAAGKNNPEPLVVSWRDGMRDGQPHKPVKPAMMDGLSEEGWKKATSGMIFQGTDAVVFEGDAYCASPSIYPSPKFMETKQAMADGKIKKTEARSPKPNNPQGEWAHCIVNGGTPSSNFDYSAKLTEFVLLGNLAIRSGQTISWDAENMKVTNVEAANKFIKRPAYRDGWLKA, encoded by the coding sequence ATGCCAAGCAATGCTTTGAACCGCCGTCGCTTTCTCACCACTGCCGCCGGAGTCGCGGGTAGCACCTTTGCCTTCCCGAACCTGCTCGTGCGTGGCCAAAACACCGCCGGCAAGAAGCTGAACCTCGCGGTCATCGGCGCAGGCGGCAAGGGTCAGTCCGACACCCAGGCCATCGCGCTGGACCACAACATCGTGGCCCTCGTGGATGTGGCGAAGGATCGCCTGGAAGACGCCGCGAAGCGTCACACGAAGCTTTTCCTCGACGCTGGTGAAGCCGCTCCCGCCACTCCGCCGAAGCTCTACACCGACTTCCGCAAGATGCTGGACGAGTGCCACAAGGAACTCGATGGCGTGATCATCAGCACTCCGGACCACACCCACTTCCCCGCTGCCATGTGGGCGCTGGGCTACAAGAAGAACGTGTGCGTGCAGAAGCCGCTGTGCAACACCATCTGGGAAGTACGTGAACTCCACAAGGCTGCCAAGGCGGCTGGCGTGATCACGCAGATGGGCAACCAGGGCCGCACCATGGAAGGCCAGCGCCTCGCCAAGGAATGGATCGAGCAGGGCGCGATTGGCACGCTCAAGAGCATCGACCTCTGGACGAACCGCCCCATCTGGCCGCAGGGCCCGATCAAGACGAAGCCCGCCGAAGTCCCCGCTGGATTCGATTGGGATACCTGGCTGAACGTCGAGGCCTATGAGCCCTACTTCGAGTACGACCTGCCCGAAAGCGACCTCAAGCGCGGCAAGGGCCTGCATCCCTTCAACTGGCGTGGTTGGTGGCAGTTCGGCTCCGGCGCTCTGGGTGACATGGGCTGCCATATCATGGACGCCACCTTCAGCATCCTCGGCCAGGCCATCCCGGTGAAGATCGAGGTCGAAAGCAGTGAAGTCACCGAGCGCAATGCGCCCGTCTGGAGCTCGCTGAAGTACCACTTCGCCGCCGGCAAGAACAATCCCGAGCCCCTCGTCGTCTCCTGGCGCGATGGCATGCGCGACGGCCAGCCTCACAAGCCCGTGAAACCCGCCATGATGGACGGCCTCTCCGAAGAAGGCTGGAAGAAGGCCACCAGCGGCATGATCTTCCAGGGCACGGATGCGGTGGTCTTCGAAGGCGACGCCTACTGCGCCAGCCCCTCCATCTACCCCAGCCCGAAGTTCATGGAAACGAAGCAGGCCATGGCCGACGGCAAGATCAAGAAGACCGAGGCGCGCAGCCCCAAGCCGAACAATCCGCAGGGCGAGTGGGCCCACTGCATCGTGAACGGCGGCACGCCGAGCTCGAACTTCGACTACTCCGCCAAGCTCACGGAATTCGTGCTGCTGGGCAACCTCGCCATCCGCTCCGGCCAGACCATCTCCTGGGATGCCGAGAACATGAAGGTGACCAACGTGGAAGCCGCCAACAAGTTCATCAAGCGCCCCGCCTATCGCGACGGCTGGCTGAAGGCGTAA
- a CDS encoding riboflavin synthase: MQDERDWWRISLRAVCPARAYGEKTLVSRLLLLHGPELGYVRDIMFTGIVETTGTVESIAFREGGARIVLKVGPMAAELALGESVACNGCCLTVTEFDPEQGTAAFDLLIETLRVTSLGQLKEGSLVNLERSLRIGDRLSGHFVQGHIDTTATILKLEPVGKDHQFTVALPESGKKLVVHKGSICIDGMSLTIADLGEDSLTFWITPHTFAVTNLAKLKAGEVVNVEFDMLAKHIQRLVAVRTA, encoded by the coding sequence ATGCAGGATGAACGCGACTGGTGGCGGATTTCTTTGAGAGCTGTATGTCCCGCGCGTGCGTATGGTGAGAAAACACTCGTTTCACGGCTTCTGTTGTTGCATGGCCCTGAGCTGGGCTACGTTCGCGACATCATGTTCACCGGCATTGTTGAGACCACAGGCACCGTAGAAAGCATCGCCTTCCGCGAGGGCGGGGCGCGCATCGTGCTCAAGGTGGGACCCATGGCAGCGGAGCTGGCCCTGGGTGAAAGCGTGGCCTGCAACGGCTGCTGCCTCACCGTCACGGAGTTTGACCCCGAACAGGGCACGGCAGCATTTGATTTGCTCATCGAGACCCTGCGCGTCACCAGCCTGGGTCAGTTGAAGGAAGGCTCGCTGGTGAATCTGGAACGCTCCCTGAGAATCGGCGACCGACTGAGCGGGCATTTTGTGCAGGGACATATCGATACCACCGCGACCATCCTGAAACTGGAACCCGTGGGGAAGGATCACCAGTTCACCGTGGCCCTGCCCGAGAGCGGGAAGAAGCTCGTGGTGCACAAGGGGTCCATCTGCATTGATGGCATGAGCCTTACTATTGCGGACCTCGGTGAAGACTCGCTCACCTTCTGGATCACGCCGCACACCTTTGCCGTGACGAATCTCGCGAAGCTGAAGGCTGGCGAGGTGGTGAATGTGGAGTTCGACATGCTGGCGAAGCACATCCAGCGCCTCGTCGCGGTGCGCACGGCGTGA
- the trxB gene encoding thioredoxin-disulfide reductase, whose translation MENVIIIGTGCAGYTAAIYTARANLNPLMLAGTQPGGQLTTTTEVENFPGFPEGIQGPDLMMKMQEQAEKFGARMEYTHVESVKKTAEGHFDVQIEGGKVLQSKTVIVATGASPRHLGLPNEKSLIGRGLTSCATCDGAFYRNVPVAVIGGGDSAAEEATFLTRFASTVYLIHRRDELRASKIMADRALANPKIKPIWNSTVSQYLTDEKGEVRAVELLNLVTDEKSELELKCVFVAIGHVPNTQFLNGLVTLDENGYIIQTRGTHTNVDGLFAAGDVADHVYRQAITAAGQGCAAALEAERYLAHG comes from the coding sequence ATGGAAAACGTCATCATCATCGGCACCGGCTGCGCGGGCTACACCGCAGCCATCTACACGGCGCGCGCCAATCTGAATCCGCTGATGCTCGCCGGCACCCAGCCCGGCGGACAGCTCACCACGACCACGGAGGTGGAGAATTTCCCCGGGTTCCCCGAGGGCATCCAGGGCCCTGACCTGATGATGAAGATGCAGGAGCAGGCCGAGAAATTCGGCGCGCGCATGGAGTACACCCATGTGGAGAGTGTGAAGAAGACTGCTGAAGGTCACTTCGATGTGCAGATCGAAGGTGGCAAGGTGCTGCAGAGCAAGACCGTGATCGTGGCCACCGGCGCCTCTCCGCGTCACTTGGGCCTGCCGAATGAGAAGAGCCTTATCGGCCGCGGTCTCACGAGCTGTGCCACGTGCGACGGCGCCTTCTACCGCAACGTGCCTGTAGCGGTGATCGGCGGTGGCGACAGTGCGGCGGAGGAAGCCACCTTCCTCACGCGCTTCGCCAGCACGGTGTACCTCATCCATCGCCGCGATGAACTGCGCGCTTCCAAGATCATGGCGGACCGCGCGCTCGCGAATCCCAAGATCAAGCCCATCTGGAACAGCACCGTGAGCCAGTACCTCACCGATGAAAAAGGCGAGGTGCGCGCCGTGGAGCTGCTGAACCTGGTCACTGACGAAAAGAGCGAGCTGGAGCTGAAGTGCGTGTTTGTGGCCATCGGCCACGTGCCCAACACCCAGTTCCTCAACGGCCTCGTGACGCTCGACGAGAACGGCTACATCATCCAGACCCGTGGCACGCACACGAATGTGGACGGCCTCTTCGCCGCTGGTGACGTGGCAGACCATGTGTACCGCCAGGCCATCACCGCTGCCGGACAAGGCTGTGCCGCCGCGCTCGAAGCCGAGCGCTATCTGGCGCATGGGTGA
- a CDS encoding CPCC family cysteine-rich protein gives MPVYPCPCCGRSDVGELPGSYAICEVCDWEDCAVQLSYPAMGGGPNGRSLMEEQQIFAKRNSSLPLVDPGWRPLDPNSDVYLDWDSEEDHKLLHTHWAEGACQHLYYWREDYWLRALRNPS, from the coding sequence ATGCCGGTGTATCCCTGTCCCTGCTGTGGCCGATCTGATGTTGGTGAGCTGCCGGGGAGCTATGCCATCTGCGAGGTGTGTGATTGGGAGGATTGTGCGGTGCAATTGTCTTATCCGGCGATGGGTGGCGGTCCCAATGGGCGGAGCCTGATGGAGGAACAGCAAATCTTTGCGAAAAGGAACTCGTCACTGCCCCTGGTGGATCCCGGATGGCGCCCGTTGGATCCCAATTCGGATGTATATCTGGACTGGGATTCGGAGGAAGACCACAAGCTCTTGCACACGCATTGGGCTGAGGGCGCCTGCCAGCATTTGTATTACTGGAGGGAGGACTACTGGTTGCGCGCATTGAGGAATCCGTCATAA
- the mazG gene encoding nucleoside triphosphate pyrophosphohydrolase — MTQSATAAAPTTTEIPDALTRLRAVVHRLRAPGGCPWDREQTHESLIPHLLEEAYEVAEAIKNNDMPHLREELGDLLLQPVLHAEIASETGAFDLDAMAHELTEKLIRRHPHVFGEANAETSDAVLKQWDAIKREEKGTQRESILHGISHGLPALMRAQKLQKKAAKVGFDWPDAAPVLEKIREEAAEITHAMEARNAAAVTEEVGDLLFTVVNLARKLGVDSESALAAASAKFERRFGQVELALEAQGKKPQDCTLVELDELWDAVKVKES; from the coding sequence GTGACTCAATCTGCTACTGCTGCTGCTCCCACCACGACGGAGATTCCAGATGCCCTCACGCGCCTGCGCGCCGTGGTGCACCGCCTGCGTGCGCCGGGAGGGTGCCCGTGGGACCGGGAGCAGACGCATGAGTCCCTGATTCCGCATCTTCTGGAGGAGGCGTATGAGGTGGCGGAGGCCATCAAGAACAACGACATGCCCCACCTGCGGGAGGAACTGGGGGACCTGCTGCTCCAGCCCGTGCTACACGCGGAGATCGCTTCAGAGACAGGCGCGTTTGATCTGGATGCCATGGCTCATGAGCTCACGGAGAAGCTCATCCGCCGCCACCCGCATGTGTTCGGCGAAGCCAATGCCGAGACCAGCGATGCGGTGCTGAAGCAGTGGGATGCCATCAAACGCGAGGAAAAGGGCACGCAGCGTGAGTCCATTCTGCATGGCATCTCTCATGGGCTGCCGGCCCTCATGCGCGCCCAGAAGCTGCAGAAGAAGGCGGCCAAGGTCGGCTTTGACTGGCCGGATGCGGCGCCGGTATTGGAGAAGATTCGCGAGGAGGCCGCAGAGATCACGCATGCCATGGAGGCCCGCAATGCCGCCGCAGTCACCGAGGAGGTTGGGGATCTGCTGTTTACGGTAGTGAATCTGGCACGGAAGCTGGGCGTGGACTCAGAGAGTGCGCTGGCGGCTGCCAGCGCCAAGTTCGAGCGGCGTTTCGGCCAGGTCGAGCTGGCCCTTGAAGCTCAGGGGAAAAAGCCCCAGGACTGCACTCTGGTGGAGCTGGATGAGCTGTGGGACGCGGTGAAGGTAAAAGAATCGTAA
- a CDS encoding polyprenyl synthetase family protein — MTVSTPAVFMPELDLKTYLSQRVAFVDAALERFLPAATTRPANLHAAMRHSIFAGGKRLRPILCLAAAEACGGSRESALFAAGAVECLHTYSLIHDDLPCMDDDDMRRGVPTCHKVYGEAVALLAGDALQALSFELVARTPVTHRHSPADMVALLARTAGSLHLVGGQVADLEGEGKKLPLEDLRYIHESKTAALLTASVKLGGMSADATAEQMQALHDFGMATGLAFQIIDDILDVTQTSEKLGKSAGKDVATEKSTYPALMGLDASRAEAHRLTEAAHAALEVFGPNGVWLRALADYLLQRDY, encoded by the coding sequence ATGACCGTTTCCACCCCCGCTGTCTTCATGCCCGAGCTCGACCTCAAGACCTACCTCTCCCAGCGCGTCGCCTTCGTGGATGCGGCGCTGGAGCGTTTCCTGCCTGCTGCAACCACCCGTCCGGCGAATCTGCACGCGGCCATGCGGCACAGCATTTTCGCAGGTGGCAAGCGTCTGCGGCCCATTCTTTGCCTGGCGGCAGCCGAGGCGTGCGGTGGCTCGCGTGAGAGCGCGCTCTTCGCCGCGGGCGCGGTGGAGTGCCTGCACACGTATTCGCTCATCCACGATGACCTGCCCTGCATGGATGATGACGACATGCGCCGCGGCGTGCCAACCTGCCACAAGGTCTATGGCGAAGCAGTGGCCCTGCTCGCAGGAGATGCGCTCCAGGCCCTCTCGTTCGAACTCGTGGCCCGCACGCCGGTGACACATCGGCATTCCCCGGCAGACATGGTGGCGCTCCTTGCACGTACCGCTGGCAGCCTGCATCTCGTGGGCGGCCAGGTGGCGGACCTCGAGGGCGAGGGCAAGAAGCTCCCGCTGGAGGATTTGCGCTACATCCATGAGAGCAAGACCGCCGCGCTGCTCACCGCGAGTGTGAAGCTCGGCGGCATGAGCGCGGATGCCACTGCAGAGCAGATGCAGGCGCTGCATGACTTCGGCATGGCCACCGGCCTCGCCTTCCAGATCATCGATGACATCCTGGACGTCACCCAGACCAGCGAGAAGCTAGGCAAGAGTGCCGGCAAGGACGTGGCCACGGAGAAGAGCACCTATCCCGCACTCATGGGCTTGGATGCGTCACGCGCGGAAGCGCACCGGCTGACTGAGGCGGCGCATGCAGCCCTCGAAGTCTTCGGCCCGAATGGCGTTTGGCTGCGTGCGCTCGCGGACTATCTCCTCCAGCGCGACTACTAG